The following proteins come from a genomic window of Metarhizium brunneum chromosome 2, complete sequence:
- the coq5 gene encoding 2-methoxy-6-polyprenyl-1,4-benzoquinol methylase — MVAPRALRSCTISSFRPSRCLNRTASRPFCTTHLRREQQRTPTAHRETHFGYETVTESEKQDRVAGVFSSVAESYDKMNDFMSLGIHRLWKDHFVSSLNPGATTPLGKPQRMLDVAGGTGDIAFRMLQHAHVDNANPNIHITISDINPDMLAVGKQRSLDLPASYQSNLSFLEANAEVLPAQIKDNSLDLYTVSFGIRNFSNIPAALREAHRVLKPGGVFACLEFSKVDKYPLLNAIYKRWSFSAIPLIGQLVAADRDSYQYLVESIDRFPSQEAFRDMIVDAGFAVSGDGYENLTGGIAAIHKGIKPL, encoded by the exons ATGGTGGCACCCCGAGCTCTGCGGAGCTGTACAATCAGTTCCTTCCGACCATCAAGATGTCTCAACCGCACAGCCTCCCGCCCTTTTTGCACAACCCACTTGCGCCGGGAGCAGCAACGAACTCCAACGGCACATCGCGAAACACACTTTGGCTACGAGACGGTGACGGAGAGCGAGAAACAAGATCGCGTCGCAGGCGTCTTTTCCAGCGTCGCCGAGTCGTACGACAAGATGAACGACTTCATGTCCCTGGGCATTCACAGGCTATGGAA GGACCATTTCGTCTCCTCCCTCAACCCGGGAGCAACCACACCCCTCGGCAAGCCCCAGAGAATGCTCGACGTAGCCGGCGGCACGGGCGACATCGCCTTCCGCATGCTCCAACACGCACACGTCGACAACGCAAACCCAAACATCCACATCACCATATCCGACATCAACCCGGACATGCTGGCCGTCGGCAAGCAGCGCTCCCTCGACCTCCCCGCCTCCTACCAGTCCAACCTCTCCTTCCTCGAGGCCAACGCCGAGGTGCTCCCGGCCCAAATCAAAGACAACTCTCTCGACCTGTACACCGTCTCCTTCGGCATCCGGAACTTCTCCAACATCCCCGCTGCACTGAGGGAAGCCCATAGGGTCCTCAAACCAGGCGGTGTCTTTGCCTGTCTGGAATTCTCAAAGGTGGACAAGTATCCTCTCCTGAATGCCATCTATAAACGGTGGTCGTTCAGTGCCATCCCCTTGATTGGCCAGCTAGTCGCCGCTGACAGAGACAGCTATCAGTATTTGGTGGAGAGCATTGACAGATTTCCCAGCCAGGAGGCTTTTAGGGACATGATTGTTGATGCCGGGTTTGCCGTGTCGGGCGATGGCTATGAAAACTTGACCGGTGGCATTGCGGCCATTCACAAGGGGATCAAGCCGTTGTAA